The sequence below is a genomic window from Denitratisoma sp. DHT3.
TCCGCGCCGTCCGGGCCAACAAGTTCCGCCGCTTCCTGTTCCTGCTGCCCAACGGCTTTTCCTATCCCACCACCATCACCATGTCCTTCTTCCGCAGCGGCCTGCCGGTGGCCTATCTACCCGTCGAGGTGAAGAAGCGGATCGGTCGTAGCCATGTCCGGATCGTGCGCGATGGCATACGTTTTCTGTTGATCATCTTCAAGATCGGTACCCTGTTTTCCCCCATGAAGCTGTTCCTCCCGGTCAGCCTGGGTTTCTTTGGAACGGGGATCGCCTATTACGTCTACACCTACCTGACCCAGCATCGCTTCACCAACATGAGCGCTCTGCTGCTGATCACCTCGGTGCTGGTGTTTCTGATCGGCCTGGTCTCGGAGCAGATCGCGGCCCTGAATTTCAAGGGCACCGACGGCGACGATCATCTGTAGTTTCCCGTCCACGGGCACCCCAAGATGAAGTTCCTGATCGACATCAATCACCCGGCCCATGTGCATTTCTTTCGTCAGCCCATGGAACTGCTGGCGGCGCGCGGCCATGAGCTGGTCGTGACCAGTCGGGCCAAGGAAATGGCTTTGCCACTGCTGGATGAGCTTGGAGTCAGACATGTGGTGCTCAGCGCCCACAAGGGGGGAGGGTTGCTTGTCCTGGGCCAGGAACTGATCAAACGAGACTGGGCCTTGTGGCAGGTGGCAAGGCGCGAGCGTCCCGATGCGATGGCCGCCATCGGAGGTACCTTCGTCGCGCACGTGGGCTGGTTGTCCGGCATTCCCAGTCTGGTGTTCTACGACACCGAAAATGCCAAGCTGCAGAATGCGATCACCTATCCCTTCGCCCGACGGGTGATCGTGCCCCGCTGCTATCAGGGGCGTCTGCCGTCACACCAGGAACGGTACGACGGCTATCATGAGCTTTCCTATCTGCATCCCCGTCGCTTCCAGCCCGATCGCGCCTTGGCGGAGCACAACGGACTGGACCCAGCTCGGGATAATTTCTTTGTCCGCACGGTGTCGTGGCAGGCCAATCACGATTTGCTGGAGACCGGTTGGAGCGTCCCCCTGCTGCGACGGCTGGTCGCCTGGCTGGCCGAGCGTGGCCGGGTGCATATCTCCTCGGAAACGTCCCTGCCCGAGGATCTGGCCTCCTTTGCCTACCGGGGCCGCGTGGGCGACGTCCATCATCTAATGGCCCATTGCCGCCTGTTCGTGGGGGAGAGCGCCACCATGGCCTCCGAGTGTGCGGTATTGGGTGTGCCGGCCATTTACGCGGCCCATACGGGACGGGGCTACACCGACGAGCAGGAGCATCGCTACGGTCTGGTGAGCAACCTGCGCCAGTTCGACGCCGATCGCCTGATTGCAAGTGCCAGCGCAATGCTGCAACAGCCCAGCAGCGTGTGGCCCGAACGGCATCGGCGCCTGCTGGCCGAGACCATCGATGTGGCGAGCTATGTGGCGGACCGCATCGAACAGCGGGGGACCGCCCTTTAGCCATGTGCGGCATCAGTGGCGCATTTTCCGCATCTCCGTTGTCATCCGGCCGGGATGGGGGATGGATAGATGTGATGCGGCAATCCCTTTCCCATCGTGGTCCCGACGGTTGGGGGAGGGAGCTGTTTGAGAACGCGGCGCTGAACCACAATCGTCTGGCCATCATCGATCCGGCCGGCGGGCAGCAGCCCCTGCGGGGCGCGTCAGGTACAAACTGGATAGTCTTCAATGGGGAAATCTACAACTACCGGGAACTCCGGCAGGGCCTGGCCGGCTATCC
It includes:
- a CDS encoding DUF354 domain-containing protein, translating into MKFLIDINHPAHVHFFRQPMELLAARGHELVVTSRAKEMALPLLDELGVRHVVLSAHKGGGLLVLGQELIKRDWALWQVARRERPDAMAAIGGTFVAHVGWLSGIPSLVFYDTENAKLQNAITYPFARRVIVPRCYQGRLPSHQERYDGYHELSYLHPRRFQPDRALAEHNGLDPARDNFFVRTVSWQANHDLLETGWSVPLLRRLVAWLAERGRVHISSETSLPEDLASFAYRGRVGDVHHLMAHCRLFVGESATMASECAVLGVPAIYAAHTGRGYTDEQEHRYGLVSNLRQFDADRLIASASAMLQQPSSVWPERHRRLLAETIDVASYVADRIEQRGTAL